In Aquimarina sp. TRL1, a single window of DNA contains:
- a CDS encoding SMI1/KNR4 family protein — translation MEIPDEIKEFIAKKIALENFCLPHFYPEPDTLNDFQIGYKIHGNTGEKITGENAGDFRESWYVICSGYSNDPFFIDMNEKNENFPVYFAWHGAGSWHPIKVSKTISEFGNQLEILKKIELSDKNVQDKI, via the coding sequence ATGGAAATACCTGATGAGATAAAAGAGTTTATCGCAAAGAAAATTGCGCTGGAGAATTTTTGCTTACCACATTTCTACCCTGAGCCAGATACCTTAAATGACTTTCAGATAGGGTATAAAATTCACGGAAATACGGGAGAAAAAATAACCGGAGAAAATGCGGGAGATTTTCGCGAAAGCTGGTATGTGATATGTTCCGGATATTCAAATGATCCTTTTTTCATTGATATGAACGAAAAAAACGAAAATTTCCCAGTTTATTTTGCCTGGCATGGAGCAGGAAGTTGGCATCCGATAAAAGTATCTAAAACCATTTCAGAATTTGGCAACCAACTCGAAATCCTGAAAAAAATAGAACTGAGTGATAAAAATGTCCAAGATAAAATCTAA